One Zeugodacus cucurbitae isolate PBARC_wt_2022May chromosome 3, idZeuCucr1.2, whole genome shotgun sequence genomic region harbors:
- the LOC105216605 gene encoding disks large homolog 5, translating into MAKMASGDLSLTSTSSQEEESPEYVGYDRTLRPTLNSSGNTNAANLANNNGQSSGNSSSGGGSGGVVSGNTAGGGGNVNNANVANGTQYEVMKSSPYSPAFMEINQLRHQRADALCRCEELRDQVAYYQEQYVNAMAQLESSERNKFIDVMAENARLKQQNTKLERQLIRLENENGNKSANAAANAYYYGDVAVGRGGGENEKLLQQSEKLLEELHLCKETNADLVNERKLIIAERDKYKKSYNSTFVELDNVKKERNFYRESRDHFNLMRDTMEKEIQKLKSLLSEESKKVLLITVERNRIDEELKQLLSEKDNVLHEHQKMFDDLSAAKKEIENYKKNDLLYQTEINELHQANAELQKRDLLKSNSWSKEFSDSKDDFKEVEKLRKSLEKANSEVERALQDAEQAKGVRDWAISQREKIVQERDSVKSLCDNLRKERDKAISDLLSAIRDSEKIKKQKDEAQKKIDVLKEQIENQNIDSTSRRSFRMSTYEAEDLLDIELNYHSDSDIGIILDDSNNRQLVCGVTNSSPAFGKLKMNDVICKVNNLDCQTMTKRMVLDEIRSSAPRCKLLVSRTRHSKRHFYTVHLNMQNNMNHGLSLDTGVFISKIEPNSLAAYEPELDVGDRVLSVNNKSMEGIHSVDDVMSLLNDERNDAITIFALKNVQDMGYGDGQRRMTTSSAQTDSIDSMHRMTSAKHPSRFSEMLSIFKKIHISKPGTDVDHFTQEHDALAELDSVLSENSSEKPRRGKRSKKEKEAAAKSMGTWPRANILNATHENPTGTIVQQREKKRPPLALFTAGPINVDKDDERETSDEQPPPLPPQAKPQAHIRNGITGAGQAVKTNPHRNSNPIPASALFSPTPGTTVMPNVNGGNGNGTNVYANYRHSVYAEPQIDNVALLGEPTKPLQRPAPIMGANMRVKIPPVPDKYGNQRVHNYQNRYSLNITPTEFYKTSGQQAQQQVIHSGTGAEFLPRKPHIFDMLNSGNVGMGGVGMPTSMSSIKSQPHSALFTPLNLHPPSFARSSSTTQQNSLDMISIKSQNSIDSILSAKSPPNSECATINHYQKRGIPMPQAAANKNVSKYPSDSESIASGIMSASVGGVGHGGHGGGGGISGGAGVGGGGIGVNSVLFHSNNMAAPMHNRHSQLFPTFTQNSINSMRQIRHSSPLTLPSSPPLHTHPHSHGPHSHTSTPHTSQHGGVDTAANSAIGIPTSSVDKFDMDFMTPGLPMHSQYVQDYPLPTHYHHPHSGAMPGVGGAGGIIYEGGTFPRKKDHQRLRIPSNPSVASKNSAGVKNSSGSIDHHYCGMSMSGPPPSMLMHHSAIAAVAANGGGSGRGSPMPQVHVEVLSHGGSKRNSNAPSDFLCPGDLRRVTIEKSDKSLGITIQCNNNGGGIFVSTVADKSIATRAGLQVGDQLLEVCGINMRSATNDIAANVLRQCGNSITMLVQYNPEKFHSGEYDGTNNLETESPVNHSGSPTPRNSPRPPVRTILSSLPPLPISAPTNNPLAQQTNIMPQSSSLISTQSIKGQSFADSLENQSDISSSQDLPSSAATTTITASTTSTVYEEEARYVTLCMDKSKNLGIKLFGGNKVGIFVHDVHPGSPSDIAGIRKGDQILEYNGVDLRCVTAEQAANEISKLTDTVTLLVQNKLKKLKQIKDKTGDSFYIRVGFDRTGELNDGDLRFVKDEVLYVDNTVFNGTFGLWRAWKLDAKGHRKECGIIPSQMKVEEELRAGEVVDCEGGTARRGSTSARRSFFRRKKHQRSSSRDSTEIASFSNTQLSFFPDSGILNDDGGILSYQRVERLDSPVRRPVLIIGPLSERVMERLTIDFSNLFKMCEVTTMDCSQNAMEEGLQENIFVDYRRRGNKFECTTVENINNACKNDRRHCILDISPSAVERLQRLQIYPIVLLLRFKSAKQIREIRDFGIDKISAKAAKEMYERALKLEADYKQYISAVIPGVSIKHMCTQITDAVDKELDKLLWVPVNV; encoded by the exons ATGGCGAAGATGGCATCTGGAGATCTCTCTTTAACGAGTACGAGTAGCCAAGAAG AAGAAAGTCCCGAGTATGTCGGTTATGATCGAACGCTGCGTCCCACATTGAATTCGAGCGGCAACACAAATGCGGCCAATTTGGCCAATAATAATGGACAAAGTAGTGGCAATAGTAGTAGCGGTGGTGGCAGCGGCGGCGTTGTTAGTGGCAACACCGCTGGCGGTGGCGGCAATGTAAACAATGCCAATGTTGCGAACGGCACACAATACGAGGTGATGAAGTCATCACCGTACAGCCCGGCTTTCATGGAAATCAATCAGTTGCGGCATCAGCGCGCCGATGCATTGTGCCGCTGCGAAGAGTTGCGCGATCAGGTGGCCTACTATCAGGAGCAATATGTGAACGCCATGGCGCAATTGGAGAGTAGTGAACGTAATAAATTCATCGATGTAATGGCGGAGAATGCGCGTCTCAAGCAGCAGAATACGAAACTCGAGCGCCAGCTGATACGTTTGGAGAATGAGAATGGCAATAAGTCGGCGAATGCAGCGGCGAATGCGTACTATTATGGCGATGTGGCGGTCGGACGCGGTGGCGGAGAGAATGAAAAGCTGCTGCAGCAAAGTGAAAAGTTGCTGGAAGAGTTGCATTTGTGTAAGGAGACCAATGCCGATTTGGTGAATGAACGCAAATTGATTATTGCTGAACGTGATAAGTATAAAAAGAGTTACAACTCAACATTTGTCGAGCTTGACAATGTGAAGAAAGAACGCAATTTCTATCGTGAATCGCGTGATCATTTCAATTTGATGCGTGACACCATGGAGAAGGAGATACAAAAGTTGAAATCACTACTCTCGGAGGAGTCCAAGAAGGTGCTGCTCATAACGGTCGAACGCAATCGCATCGATGAGGAGCTGAAACAGCTGCTCTCCGAGAAGGACAATGTATTGCATGAGCATCAGAAAATGTTCGACGATCTGTCGGCAGCCAAAAAGGAAATTGAGAACTACAAGAAAAATGATCTGCTCTATCAGACCGAAATCAATGAGTTGCATCAAGCCAATGCCGAATTGCAAAAGCGCGATTTACTCAAATCCAATTCGTGGTCGAAGGAGTTTTCCGATAGCAAAGATGATTTCAAGGAGGTGGAGAAGTTGCGTAAAAGTCTCGAGAAGGCCAACTCGGAGGTGGAGCGTGCGCTGCAAGATGCCGAACAGGCGAAGGGTGTACGCGATTGGGCCATTTCGCAGCGTGAGAAAATCGTACAGGAGCGCGATTCGGTTAAGTCGTTGTGCGATAATTTGCGCAAAGAACGCGACAAGGCGATCTCTGATCTGCTCTCGGCCATACGTGACAGCGAGAAAATAAAGAAGCAAAAGGATGAGGCGCAAAAGAAGATCGACGTACTGAAGGAGCAAatagaaaatcaaaatattgacAGCACATCGCGTCGCAGTTTTCGCATGAGCACCTACGAGGCAGAAGATCTGCTCGACATTGAGTTGAACTACCACTCGGATAGTGATATCGGCATAATATTGGATGACAGCAATAATCGGCAATTGGTGTGTGGCGTCACCAATAGTTCGCCCGCTTTTGGCAAACTGAAGATGAACGATGTCATCTGTAAGGTGAACAATCTCGATTGTCAAACCATGACGAAGCGCATGGTGTTGGATGAAATACGCAGTAGTGCGCCGCGTTGTAAGTTGTTGGTGTCGCGCACGCGTCACAGCAAACGACACTTCTATACGGTGCATTTGAATATGCAGAATAATATGAATCATGGTTTGAGTCTAGACACCGGTGTctttatttcgaaaatcgaaccgAACTCATTGGCAGCCTACGAACCCGAATTGGATGTGGGCGATCGTGTGTTGAGcgttaataataaatcaatgGAAGGTATACACTCTGTGGACGATGTGATGAGTTTGCTGAACGATGAGCGCAACGACGCCATTACCATATTCGCTTTGAAGAATGTGCAGGATATGGGTTATGGTGATGGACAGCGTCGAATGACCACCTCATCAGCGCAAACCGATTCTATTGATTCGATGCATCGCATGACGAGCGCCAAGCATCCTTCGAGATTTTCGGAAATGTTAAGCATCTTCAAGAAGATACACATCTCGAAGCCTGGCACTGATGTGGATCATTTCACGCAAGAGCATGATGCGCTCGCCGAATTGGATTCGGTGTTAAGCGAGAATTCATCTGAGAAACCACGACGTGGTAAGCGtagcaaaaaagaaaaggaaGCGGCTGCCAAGAGCATGGGTACATGGCCACGCGCGAATATACTCAATGCCACACACGAAAATCCCACAGGCACCATAGTGCAGCAACGTGAGAAGAAGCGACCACCACTCGCACTCTTCACTGCCGGTCCGATAAATGTCGATAAGGACGACGAGCGCGAGACATCCGATGAGCAGCCCCCACCGTTGCCGCCGCAAGCTAAACCGCAAGCGCATATACGCAACGGCATCACAGGTGCGGGACAAGCCGTCAAAACCAATCCACATCGCAATTCTAACCCTATACCCGCCTCGGCGCTCTTCAGCCCCACACCCGGTACAACGGTTATGCCGAACGTGAATGGCGGCAATGGCAATGGTACTAACGTGTATGCCAACTACAGACACTCTGTGTATGCGGAGCCACAAATAGACAACGTGGCGTTGTTGGGCGAACCGACAAAGCCGTTACAAAGGCCAGCGCCCATCATGGGCGCGAATATGCGTGTGAAAATACCGCCCGTGCCGGACAAGTACGGTAATCAGCGTGTGCACAACTATCAAAATCGCTACTCGCTCAACATTACGCCGACGGAGTTCTACAAGACCAGCGGCCAACAGGCGCAGCAACAGGTCATACACAGCGGCACCGGTGCGGAGTTTCTGCCACGAAAACCGCATATTTTCGATATGTTGAATAGCGGCAATGTGGGTATGGGCGGTGTTGGTATGCCCACCAGCATGAGCTCGATAAAATCACAGCCACATTCGGCGCTCTTCACACCACTGAATCTCCATCCGCCGAGTTTTGCGCGCAGCTCTTCCACAACACAACAGAATTCATTGGACATGATCTCGATTAAGTCGCAAAACTCAATTGATTCCATATTGTCGGCGAAGAGTCCGCCAAATAGTGAATGTGCGACAATCAATCATTATCAGAAACGTGGCATACCAATGCCACAAGCGGCAGCTAATAAGAATGTCTCCAAGTATCCAAGTGACAGCGAGAGTATTGCCTCGGGCATTATGAGCGCCAGTGTTGGTGGTGTTGGCCATGGTGGTcatggtggcggcggcggcatcAGCGGTGGTGCTGGTGTTGGTGGTGGCGGTATCGGTGTCAATAGCGTACTATTCCATTCGAATAATATGGCCGCACCAATGCACAACCGACACTCACAACTCTTTCCAACATTCACACAAAATTCCATAAACTCAATGCGTCAGATACGTCACTCTAGTCCGCTAACATTGCCCTCCTCACCGCCACTACACACACATCCGCACTCGCATGGACCGCACTCGCACACATCGACGCCGCATACGTCTCAACATGGCGGCGTGGATACGGCCGCCAATAGTGCGATCGGCATACCCACCAGTTCGGTGGATAAATTCGATATGGACTTTATGACGCCCGGTTTGCCAATGCATTCGCAATACGTGCAAGATTACCCGCTACCGACGCATTATCATCATCCGCACAGCGGCGCTATGCCCGGTGTTGGCGGTGCTGGCGGCATCATCTACGAGGGTGGCACATTTCCACGCAAAAAGGATCATCAACGCTTGCGCATACCATCCAATCCGAGTGTGGCGAGTAAGAATAGCGCCGGCGTGAAGAACAGTTCCGGTTCGATTGATCATCACTATTGTGGCATGAGTATGTCCGGTCCGCCGCCATCCATGCTAATGCATCACTCGGCAATTGCTGCGGTTGCGGCGAATGGTGGCGGCAGTGGACGCGGTTCACCGATGCCGCAAGTGCATGTCGAAGTGTTGAGTCATGGCGGTAGTAAGCGTAATTCGAATGCGCCGTCGGATTTTTTATGCCCTGGAGACCTTAGAAGAGTCACGATCGAGAAGAGCGACAAATCGCTCGGCATTACcatacaatgcaacaacaatggtGGCGGCATCTTTGTATCGACTGTAGCCGATAAGAGCATTGCCACGCGTGCGGGTCTTCAGGTGGGCGATCAACTCTTAGAAGTGTGCGGCATCAATATGCGTTCGGCTACAAATGACATTGCGGCAAATGTATTAAGGCAATGCGGCAACTCGATCACCATGCTGGTGCAGTACAATCCGGAAA AATTTCACTCTGGCGAATACGACGGTACCAATAATCTCGAGACTGAATCTCCAGTTAATCACTCTGGCTCGCCCACACCACGCAATTCACCACGTCCACCGGTGCGCACCATATTGTCGTCGTTGCCACCGCTACCAATCTCGGCACCGACCAACAATCCATTGGCCCAACAGACGAACATAATGCCACAGTCGAGTTCATTGATCTCAACACAATCGATCAAAGGTCAGAGCTTCGCCGACAGCTTGGAAAATCAATCGGACATAAGCAGCAGTCAGGATTTGCCTTCCTCGGCAGCTACCACAACGATCACAGCCTCGACCACGTCGACGGTGTACGAGGAGGAGGCGCGCTATGTTACACTCTGTATGGATAAATCGAAGAATTTGGGCATCAAGCTGTTCGGTGGCAATAAGGTGGGTATCTTTGTGCACGACGTACACCCGGGTTCACCGTCTGATATCGCTGGCATACGCAAAGGTGATCAGATACTGGAATATAATGGTGTTGACTTGCGTTGTGTGACGGCCGAGCAGGCGGCCAATGAGATATCCAAGTTGACGGACACTGTCACTTTGTTGGTGCAGAATAAATTGAAAA AATTAAAGCAAATTAAAGACAAGACCGGTGATTCTTTTTATATACGCGTCGGTTTCGATCGTACCGGCGAGCTGAATGATGGCGATCTGCGTTTCGTCAAGGATGAGGTGCTCTATGTGGACAATACGGTTTTTAATGGTACATTCGGTTTGTGGCGCGCTTGGAAATTGGATGCGAAAGGTCATCGCAAGGAGTGCGGCATTATACCGAGTCAAATGAA AGTTGAGGAGGAGTTGCGCGCTGGCGAGGTGGTCGACTGTGAGGGCGGCACCGCGCGTCGTGGCAGCACATCGGCGCGTCGTTCGTTTTTTCGTCGGAAAAAGCACCAGCGTAGCTCATCGCGTGACTCCACCGAAATAGCCAGTTTCAGCAACACACAGCTAAGCTTCTTTCCCGATTCGGGCATATTGAACGATGACGGTGGCATATTGAGCTATCAGCGTGTGGAGCGTTTGGACT CACCCGTACGCCGGCCGGTGCTTATAATCGGTCCACTATCGGAGCGTGTTATGGAACGTTTGACTATtgatttttcgaatttatttaaaatgtgcgAAGTGACCACAATGGATTGCTCACAGAATGCCATGGAAGAGGGCTTGCAGGAGAATATTTTCGTTGATTATCGCCGTCGTGGCAATAAATTCGAGTGTACAACGGTGGAGAATATAAATAATGCATGCAAGAAT GATCGCCGCCACTGCATTTTAGACATATCACCATCGGCCGTTGAACGTCTACAGCGTCTACAAATCTATCCCATCGTTTTGCTCTTACGTTTCAAATCGGCAAAACAAATACGTGAAATACGTGATTTCGGTATTGATAAAATATCGGCTAAGGCCGCCAAGGAAATGTACGAACGGGCGTTGAAACTCGAGGCAGACTACAAACAGTACATATCAG CTGTAATACCGGGCGTTAGCATCAAGCATATGTGCACACAAATCACGGATGCCGTGGACAAGGAACTCGATAAATTGCTGTGGGTGCCTGTGAACGTTTAA
- the LOC105216603 gene encoding F-actin-capping protein subunit beta, whose translation MSDVQMDSALDLMRRLPPQQIEKNLIDLIDLAPELCEDLLSSVDQPLKIAKDKEHNKDYLLCDYNRDGDSYRSPWSNTYYPPLEDGQMPSDRLRKLEIEANYAFDQYREMYYEGGVSSVYLWDLEHGFAAVVLIKKAGDGNKKIRGCWDSIHVVEVQEKPTGRTAHYKLTSTAMLWLQTNKQGSGTMNLGGSLTRQTEQDANVSESSPHIVNIGKMVEEMENKIRNTLNEIYFGKTKDIINGLRSVQPLADQRQEVAMKQDLAAAILKRNVKPESN comes from the exons ATG TCGGACGTACAAATGGACAGTGCACTTGATCTGATGCGTCGCCTGCCACCACAACAAATCGAGAAGAATCTCATAGATTTGATTGATTTGGCGCCAGAACTGTGCGAGGATCTGCTATCGTCTGTAGATCAAccgctaaaaatagcaaaagaTAAAGAGCATAATAAAGACTACCTGCTGTGCGATTACAACCGTGATGGTGATTCATATCGATCGCCGTGGTCAAATACTTACTACCCGCCACTAGAGGACGGACAAATGCCGTCCGATCGATTACGTAAATTGGAAATAGAAGCGAATTATGCCTTTGATCAATATCGTGAAATGTACTACGAAGGCGGTGTGTCTTCTGTGTATTTGTGGGATTTGGAGCATGGCTTCGCAGCGGTAGTGTTGATCAAAAAAGCCGGCGATGGCAATAAAAAGATACGTGGCTGCTGGGATTCCATACACGTCGTTGAGGTGCAAGAGAAACCGACGGGGCGAACGGCACACTATAAACTAACATCCACGGCTATGCTTTGGCTGCAAACGAACAAACAAGGTTCGGGCACAATGAATCTGGGCGGCTCATTGACACGTCAAACGGAACAAGATGCCAATGTCAGTGAATCGTCGCCGCACATTGTAAACATTGGCAAAATGGTAGAAGAAATGGAGAATAAAATACGCAATACGCTTAATGAAATCTATTTCGGCAAAACGAAAGACATTATAAATGGCTTACGTAGCGTACAACCGCTAGCCGATCAACGACAGGAGGTAGCCATGAAACAGGACTTGGCTGCGGCAATACTAAAACGTAATGTAAAACCAGAATCGAACTga